Proteins from a single region of Gasterosteus aculeatus chromosome 20, fGasAcu3.hap1.1, whole genome shotgun sequence:
- the il11a gene encoding uncharacterized protein il11a, whose translation MKSLLSSSRLLLFSLLLAQLPVFTNASPVPQRRQTDMDKLSNQTKNLMKLTQELLREHAFDADVEPHRFRSLPEMSNRSANDLNNLELKPTLSQLHADLKLYEHHFEWLNKVSKKHHHPALPKLVEMIREMKSLINLLHRQMLRVEAPKLTQATPSLPPHLPYQFDVLQSSHELLQHFKLFCDWAYRAFISLKPKSSPGQ comes from the exons ATGAAAT CGCTGCTCAGCTCCTCCCGGCTGCTCCTCTTCTCGCTGCTGCTGGCTCAGCTGCCCGTGTTCACCAATGCCTCGCCAGTACCGCAGCGGCGACAGACCGACATGGACAAACTGTCCAATCAGACCAAAAATCTGATGAAGCTCACCCAGGAACTGCTG agGGAGCATGCATTCGACGCAGATGTGGAGCCCCACCGGTTCAGATCCCTGCCGGAAATGAGCAACAGATCAGCCAATGACCTCAATAATCTTGAG CTGAAGCCCACACTCTCGCAGCTGCATGCCGACTTGAAGCTGTATGAGCACCACTTTGAGTGGTTGAACAAGGTTTCAAAGAAGCACCACCACCCGGCACTGCCCAAGCTGGTGGAGATGATCAGAGAAATGAAATCACTCATCAATCTGCTGCACCGTCAG ATGCTGAGAGTCGAAGCCCCGAAGCTGACTCAGgcaaccccctccctcccgcctcacCTGCCCTATCAGTTTGATGTCCTGCAGTCCAGCCACGAGCTCCTTCAACACTTCAAGCTCTTCTGTGATTGGGCGTACCGAGCGTTCATCAGCCTCAAGCCCAAATCCTCTCCAGGACAATGA